Proteins co-encoded in one Rhodococcus sp. PAMC28707 genomic window:
- a CDS encoding sensor domain-containing diguanylate cyclase translates to MNTFKGVDEHWYRALFDASTVAIALADEQGLLMAANDAYCAMVQRTWGEIAGRSSREFTHPDDLAQHAAMAQLMAGAREQGQVLRLEKRYVRPDGTLRWAWVSAVAVTAPDGRTWTASVIHDTTERRIAEDMLQAAATTDPLTGLLNRRGWREGLHRLHYPPQCTDSLILAMIDLDRFKAYNDTHGHPAGDQLLTTFSAAARGILGPQTLFARWGGEEFALALPGIDVIQARRILTDIAAVVPDGQQFSAGFTALQQRETLFDCFDRADVLLYRAKRDGGGRMYDKHDDLA, encoded by the coding sequence ATGAATACATTCAAAGGCGTAGACGAGCACTGGTACCGCGCATTGTTCGACGCGAGCACCGTCGCGATAGCACTAGCCGACGAGCAGGGCTTGCTGATGGCCGCGAACGACGCCTACTGCGCGATGGTCCAACGCACCTGGGGAGAGATTGCCGGTCGATCCTCCCGCGAATTCACCCATCCCGACGATCTCGCACAGCATGCGGCGATGGCGCAGTTAATGGCAGGAGCACGAGAGCAGGGCCAGGTGCTCCGGCTCGAGAAGCGGTATGTCCGCCCAGATGGCACGCTGAGATGGGCATGGGTCTCCGCAGTCGCTGTCACGGCACCGGATGGCCGGACATGGACTGCTTCGGTCATCCACGATACGACCGAACGCCGAATCGCCGAAGACATGTTGCAGGCCGCAGCAACGACTGATCCTCTCACCGGTTTGCTCAATCGCCGTGGTTGGCGAGAAGGGTTGCACCGGCTGCACTACCCTCCGCAATGCACCGACTCACTCATACTGGCGATGATCGATCTCGATCGGTTCAAGGCGTACAACGACACGCACGGCCACCCCGCCGGCGACCAACTGCTCACCACGTTCAGCGCAGCTGCGCGCGGCATCCTCGGTCCGCAGACCCTGTTTGCTCGTTGGGGTGGTGAAGAATTCGCATTGGCTCTACCCGGAATCGACGTCATACAGGCGCGTCGAATTCTTACCGACATCGCGGCGGTCGTTCCCGACGGTCAGCAATTCTCGGCTGGATTCACTGCGCTGCAGCAGCGCGAAACCCTCTTCGACTGCTTCGATCGCGCCGACGTGTTGCTCTACCGCGCCAAGCGAGACGGCGGTGGTCGAATGTACGATAAACACGATGACCTGGCCTGA
- a CDS encoding GlsB/YeaQ/YmgE family stress response membrane protein, with amino-acid sequence MLIIGIILFGLLIGAGAQLILGKSKTGMDWTLAFTAGIVGSFVGGLVVSLIAGDGISLRPSGIIGSLLGALLVTALWQRFSPARSNSQ; translated from the coding sequence GTGCTGATCATAGGAATAATTCTCTTCGGTCTTCTGATAGGCGCCGGCGCGCAGTTGATCTTGGGAAAGTCCAAGACCGGCATGGACTGGACGCTGGCGTTCACCGCCGGCATCGTGGGCTCCTTCGTAGGCGGCTTGGTGGTGAGTTTGATTGCCGGCGACGGAATATCGCTGCGGCCGAGCGGAATCATCGGATCACTGCTTGGAGCATTGCTCGTCACGGCATTGTGGCAGCGGTTCAGCCCGGCCAGATCGAACTCGCAGTAG
- a CDS encoding nuclear transport factor 2 family protein — MTRDDVAEIEQLKYRYLRTLDCRRWDEFAETLTEDVVAEYGEHLRFTSRDDVLAFMRSAMVPGLITEHRVDHPEIVVEGDSASGVWYLSDMVMHPQYGAILRGAAFYDDRYQRGEDGRWRIAHTGYTRTYEFAHELTSLPGFRMTANPWQDGRTQL; from the coding sequence GTGACGCGTGACGACGTCGCGGAAATCGAACAACTGAAATATCGGTACCTTCGGACCCTCGACTGCCGCAGATGGGACGAATTCGCAGAGACCCTGACCGAGGATGTCGTTGCCGAATACGGTGAGCACCTGCGGTTCACCTCACGCGATGATGTCCTGGCATTCATGCGTAGTGCGATGGTGCCGGGACTCATTACCGAGCATCGCGTGGACCACCCGGAGATCGTCGTCGAGGGCGACAGCGCCAGTGGGGTGTGGTACCTGTCCGACATGGTCATGCATCCCCAATATGGTGCCATCCTCAGAGGTGCAGCGTTCTACGACGACCGTTATCAGCGGGGCGAGGACGGCCGTTGGCGCATAGCACACACCGGTTACACCCGAACCTACGAATTCGCACACGAACTCACCAGCCTGCCCGGATTTCGGATGACGGCAAATCCATGGCAAGACGGAAGGACACAGTTGTGA
- a CDS encoding ATP-binding protein, giving the protein MSFYLDVLRPRRWTVRVRSAVATTLVLAVCLIGAGSALLSVLYSSLESSARTAAVARAVQVCEQLESDSPSQIDDSLLATDGQIGILQVIDASGVVRASSSGDGDAPLSTFQVPSSTTQDLGRVEVGESGDFWVTGRGATTREGPVTVLVGADREPVEDVVTTVAVLLAIVGPIVIALVALATYRLVGAALSPVERIRTRVASISNGQLGERIPVPEAHDEIARLAVTMNEMLERLHAGQRAQQRFVSDASHELRSPLSTITAALELAAARPELIDATLIDDSLLPEARRMRGLIEDLLWLARSDEKQTAASAVDVDLDDLLYEEGKRVGSMSEVTVRTSIVPVRVTGDQQALARMVRNIVDNAVRHANSRVELSCAESGGSALITVDDDGPGIAESERVRVFDRFVRLDSSRTRDEGGAGLGLAIVAGTVAAHGGSVTVLRSPLGGARFEVRLPMGSISESKDNRT; this is encoded by the coding sequence GTGAGTTTCTACCTCGATGTGTTGCGGCCACGACGTTGGACCGTGCGGGTGCGTTCGGCGGTTGCTACGACCCTGGTGCTTGCTGTGTGTTTGATCGGTGCCGGTAGTGCGTTGTTGAGTGTTCTTTACAGCTCTCTCGAATCCTCTGCCCGTACTGCTGCGGTGGCACGCGCGGTGCAGGTCTGCGAGCAGCTCGAGTCCGATTCACCGTCGCAGATCGACGATTCGTTGTTGGCTACCGATGGTCAGATCGGGATTCTGCAGGTCATCGACGCGTCCGGAGTGGTGCGGGCTTCTTCGAGTGGGGATGGTGATGCGCCGTTGTCGACTTTCCAGGTTCCGTCGTCGACCACGCAGGATCTGGGGCGTGTCGAGGTCGGCGAGAGTGGCGATTTCTGGGTGACGGGCCGCGGTGCGACGACGCGAGAGGGGCCGGTGACGGTGTTGGTGGGTGCCGACCGGGAGCCGGTCGAAGACGTCGTCACCACGGTTGCGGTTCTACTGGCAATCGTTGGCCCCATTGTGATCGCGCTCGTCGCGTTGGCGACGTACCGACTCGTCGGTGCGGCGTTGAGCCCCGTCGAACGTATCCGGACCCGGGTGGCATCGATCTCCAATGGCCAACTGGGGGAGCGGATTCCGGTTCCGGAAGCACATGACGAGATCGCTCGACTTGCGGTGACCATGAACGAGATGTTGGAGCGCCTCCACGCCGGTCAGCGTGCGCAGCAGCGGTTTGTCAGTGATGCTTCGCATGAGCTTCGGAGTCCGCTTTCGACGATCACTGCTGCTCTCGAGCTTGCCGCAGCACGGCCGGAGTTGATCGATGCGACATTGATAGACGATTCGCTCCTTCCCGAAGCGCGACGGATGCGGGGGTTGATCGAAGATCTTTTATGGCTTGCTCGTTCGGACGAAAAGCAGACCGCCGCCAGCGCAGTCGACGTCGACCTCGACGATCTGCTCTATGAGGAGGGCAAACGTGTCGGATCGATGTCGGAGGTGACTGTTCGAACGTCGATTGTTCCTGTTCGGGTGACCGGGGATCAGCAGGCGTTGGCGCGGATGGTGCGCAACATTGTCGATAACGCAGTTCGGCACGCGAACAGTCGAGTGGAATTGTCCTGTGCGGAGTCGGGTGGGTCTGCTCTGATCACAGTCGATGATGATGGACCGGGTATTGCCGAGTCGGAGCGAGTGCGAGTGTTCGATCGGTTCGTCCGCCTGGACTCCTCTCGGACACGCGACGAAGGCGGTGCGGGACTGGGCTTGGCTATTGTCGCCGGCACGGTTGCGGCACATGGTGGGTCGGTGACCGTTCTTCGGTCGCCACTGGGTGGAGCTCGTTTCGAGGTCAGACTCCCCATGGGATCGATAAGTGAGTCCAAAGACAACAGGACTTGA
- a CDS encoding histidine kinase: MIDIPVRRTIRFAPMALVPILLIASTFPGEFYVPLSYWFLGCASAVVFSVGDRAPLVASITLSALSVPLFAAQAWGVSELVPYLGAVSLGEVALRSSRASRVFATMVWTGALVLGAWLDHPDAFWRWTTVASTALFVGLPVLLGLYIRAQRELAATYQERAADAEARTVTAEISARSAERTAVARELHDLVAHHMASIVLRIGVARHVLGRVDPRVDAVLDDVHLTASDALADIRRLLAALREPSLNEVPLVDPGAVRSEIYAAIERTRRAGYEVVADVDADICELDAISRLSLLRIVQESLTNVMKHAATGSAVNLSIARKGAGFSVRIINTGVESMPPSGEGYGVIGMQERIALVGGQLVTTATVDGWELDAWIPATAAAAPTTPGHTL, encoded by the coding sequence ATGATCGACATTCCGGTGCGTAGGACGATTCGTTTTGCTCCGATGGCGTTGGTTCCGATCCTGCTGATTGCCAGCACCTTCCCGGGCGAGTTCTATGTACCGTTGAGCTACTGGTTTCTGGGGTGCGCATCGGCAGTAGTCTTCAGCGTTGGGGATAGGGCACCGCTCGTTGCGTCCATCACGCTGTCGGCGTTGTCCGTTCCACTGTTCGCCGCGCAAGCCTGGGGCGTGTCGGAGCTTGTGCCCTACCTCGGCGCCGTATCGCTGGGCGAGGTTGCTTTGCGCTCGTCCCGAGCATCTCGAGTTTTCGCGACTATGGTCTGGACAGGTGCGTTGGTGCTCGGGGCGTGGCTCGACCACCCCGATGCCTTCTGGCGCTGGACTACAGTCGCTTCGACTGCATTGTTCGTCGGGCTCCCCGTGCTGCTTGGTCTTTACATTCGCGCGCAGCGCGAGCTTGCGGCGACCTATCAGGAACGTGCCGCAGATGCAGAAGCCAGGACGGTAACAGCTGAAATCAGTGCACGCTCAGCTGAGAGAACCGCTGTGGCAAGAGAATTGCATGATCTCGTCGCGCACCACATGGCGTCGATCGTCCTGCGGATAGGAGTGGCACGACATGTACTCGGAAGGGTCGATCCGCGTGTGGACGCAGTTCTCGATGATGTGCACCTCACAGCATCCGACGCACTGGCCGATATCCGTCGACTTCTTGCCGCGCTTCGCGAACCGTCTTTGAACGAAGTGCCTCTGGTGGACCCAGGTGCCGTCCGATCTGAAATCTACGCGGCTATCGAACGCACTCGGCGCGCCGGATACGAAGTGGTGGCCGACGTGGACGCTGATATCTGCGAACTCGACGCCATCAGCAGGCTCTCGTTGCTGAGAATTGTGCAGGAGTCGTTGACGAACGTGATGAAACACGCAGCGACTGGATCGGCTGTAAATCTGTCGATAGCCCGCAAGGGCGCAGGGTTCTCGGTTCGAATCATCAATACTGGAGTCGAAAGCATGCCGCCTAGCGGCGAGGGATACGGAGTCATCGGCATGCAAGAACGCATCGCCCTGGTGGGTGGACAACTAGTGACAACAGCAACCGTCGACGGATGGGAACTCGACGCGTGGATCCCCGCCACAGCAGCCGCCGCCCCCACCACACCTGGGCACACGCTGTGA
- a CDS encoding SDR family oxidoreductase has product MTENLTGKIALITGGGQGIGRGVALEFARAGAKCFLVGRTRSKLEAVAEEVAQVTSAADVAVYEVDIASDGACEAAVSAAMETFGGVDILVNNANSAFPVPLDESGDDFFDYALRTGPRAVLRLMRAVHPSMVERGGGVIITMITSSAVRWDTSGFGVYAATKEAMRVLTRTASSEWGHEGIRAHCVAPHALTPALEWWIENNPEEAEEFVRTIPMGRIGDPERDIGQAVAFLASDSSRYLSGAVIPLDGGQSRW; this is encoded by the coding sequence GTGACCGAAAACCTCACTGGCAAGATCGCTTTGATCACCGGGGGCGGCCAAGGAATCGGACGGGGGGTCGCTCTGGAGTTCGCACGCGCGGGGGCCAAGTGCTTCCTCGTCGGCCGTACCCGCTCGAAACTCGAGGCTGTAGCCGAGGAAGTTGCGCAGGTGACCTCGGCTGCAGACGTAGCCGTCTACGAGGTGGACATCGCCTCGGACGGCGCCTGCGAGGCTGCTGTGAGCGCAGCAATGGAGACCTTCGGGGGCGTCGACATTCTGGTCAACAACGCGAACTCCGCCTTCCCGGTACCCCTCGACGAATCCGGCGACGACTTTTTCGACTACGCCCTGAGAACAGGACCACGTGCGGTACTGCGGCTGATGCGAGCCGTCCACCCATCGATGGTCGAGCGGGGTGGGGGAGTCATCATCACGATGATCACCTCGTCTGCAGTTCGTTGGGACACATCAGGATTCGGGGTCTACGCCGCCACCAAGGAAGCCATGCGGGTGCTGACTCGGACCGCCTCCAGTGAATGGGGACATGAAGGGATTCGCGCACATTGCGTTGCCCCGCATGCACTTACGCCTGCACTCGAGTGGTGGATCGAAAACAATCCGGAGGAAGCCGAGGAGTTCGTTCGGACGATCCCAATGGGGCGTATCGGCGATCCTGAACGCGACATCGGCCAAGCCGTTGCGTTTTTAGCCTCGGATTCCTCACGCTATCTGAGCGGCGCGGTCATCCCGTTGGACGGCGGTCAATCTCGCTGGTGA
- a CDS encoding class I SAM-dependent methyltransferase, producing MSGDSVHRLERWQRYWNKQSANYDKHMTFLDRVLFRDTRSWICARAEGRVLEIAVGTGLNLNHYPPDIELTGIELSPEMLARAGNKSKEAMPRAQLMLGDAQALTFDDASFDTVVCTFSLCAIPDPDAALAEMTRVLRPGGTLLLADHVSSSIRVVRWLQRVIELISIPMGGEHFLRRPSDSVSRNRNFTIEEIDRFTLGLVERLRAQRL from the coding sequence ATGTCAGGGGACTCGGTACACCGACTCGAGCGGTGGCAACGATATTGGAACAAGCAATCGGCCAACTACGACAAACATATGACATTCCTCGATCGTGTTCTTTTTCGAGACACCAGATCGTGGATCTGCGCCCGCGCCGAAGGTCGGGTGCTGGAGATTGCCGTCGGTACTGGCCTCAATCTGAACCACTACCCACCTGACATCGAATTGACCGGCATCGAACTCAGCCCGGAGATGCTTGCTCGCGCAGGCAACAAGTCCAAGGAAGCCATGCCCAGAGCGCAACTTATGCTTGGTGACGCGCAGGCCCTGACCTTCGACGACGCATCCTTCGATACGGTCGTCTGCACGTTCTCCCTCTGCGCAATACCTGATCCCGATGCGGCACTGGCCGAGATGACGCGTGTCCTTCGGCCCGGAGGGACATTGCTGCTGGCCGACCATGTGTCTTCGTCCATTCGGGTCGTTCGATGGCTTCAACGAGTCATCGAGTTGATCAGCATCCCGATGGGGGGCGAGCACTTCCTGCGACGACCCTCCGACTCCGTCAGCCGCAACCGAAACTTCACCATCGAGGAAATCGACCGGTTCACTCTCGGGCTGGTCGAACGTTTGCGGGCACAACGGCTATGA
- a CDS encoding multicopper oxidase domain-containing protein has translation MKQLSRRHFLTGLAATPIVILAGCGDGENERARASTLRQLPIPPIADPTVDANGTRHFHLVAAAGAAELISGTTTATWGYNGSILGPTLRARRDETVAFTVENSLPEPTTVHWHGMHVPARFDGGPHQTIDPGDKWEPTWTIGQPSATLWYHPHPHGSSEKHVYRGLAGFFIIDDDVSDSLELPGDYGVDDVPLIIQDRRFEEDGSLDESDSTNIGLLGDTIVTNGVAGAFLPVTTESIRLRILNGSSGRLYNLGFDDFREFQLVATDGGLLAEPLPLSRIQISPGERVEVVVHIDGGTHSMLRSFPIDDRGGLDQKSADSFGFADTFDILELRGRKQLEVSPKLPAVLSVLPRLEVGTGTAEREFDLQWFMINGARMDMNRIDFASVVDTTEVWAVKNVDNWPHNFHVHDAQFQIVDINGTPPPPELDGWKDTVYTPPGQQIRLALRFSHYTDPTAPYMYHCHMLMHEDQGMMGQFVVVEPGTQASQTISSSADISGMESMPNFEGMHH, from the coding sequence GTGAAACAACTATCCAGAAGGCACTTCTTGACAGGCCTTGCCGCCACACCGATCGTGATACTCGCCGGATGTGGCGACGGCGAGAACGAGCGGGCTCGAGCGTCGACGTTGCGGCAGTTGCCGATACCGCCCATAGCCGACCCCACGGTCGATGCCAACGGCACACGCCATTTTCACCTGGTCGCAGCGGCCGGCGCAGCGGAACTAATCAGCGGAACGACGACGGCCACATGGGGGTACAACGGTTCTATATTGGGGCCGACGTTGCGTGCTCGTCGCGACGAGACTGTGGCTTTCACCGTCGAAAATTCTCTGCCCGAACCGACGACCGTGCATTGGCACGGAATGCACGTTCCAGCTCGGTTCGACGGTGGACCCCATCAAACGATCGACCCCGGGGACAAGTGGGAACCTACATGGACCATCGGCCAGCCGAGCGCGACACTGTGGTACCACCCGCATCCGCACGGTTCATCAGAAAAGCACGTGTATCGGGGGCTCGCAGGGTTTTTCATCATCGACGATGATGTTTCCGACTCACTCGAACTGCCCGGTGACTACGGAGTGGACGACGTACCGCTGATCATTCAGGATCGTCGATTCGAGGAGGACGGCAGCCTCGATGAGTCGGACTCCACAAATATTGGACTGTTGGGTGACACCATCGTCACCAACGGGGTCGCTGGGGCTTTCCTTCCCGTCACTACCGAGAGCATTCGGCTCCGCATCCTCAACGGATCGTCTGGCCGCCTGTACAACCTCGGATTCGATGATTTCCGCGAGTTCCAGCTCGTGGCAACCGACGGCGGCTTGCTCGCAGAGCCGCTGCCGTTGAGCAGGATTCAGATCAGCCCAGGTGAGCGCGTCGAGGTAGTTGTACATATTGACGGGGGCACCCATTCGATGCTGCGATCGTTTCCAATCGACGATCGCGGCGGGCTGGATCAGAAATCCGCCGACTCCTTCGGCTTTGCAGATACCTTCGACATCCTCGAACTTCGCGGACGGAAGCAGCTCGAAGTATCACCGAAACTCCCGGCAGTCCTATCGGTCCTACCGCGGTTGGAAGTTGGAACCGGCACAGCGGAGCGGGAATTCGACTTACAATGGTTCATGATAAACGGCGCGAGAATGGATATGAACCGGATCGATTTTGCGTCCGTCGTCGATACCACCGAGGTGTGGGCGGTGAAAAACGTCGACAACTGGCCACACAACTTCCATGTACACGACGCTCAGTTTCAGATCGTCGATATCAACGGGACGCCCCCACCACCAGAACTCGACGGATGGAAAGACACCGTGTACACGCCACCCGGGCAACAGATACGGCTGGCATTGCGGTTCAGCCACTACACCGACCCGACAGCGCCGTACATGTATCACTGCCACATGCTCATGCACGAAGACCAGGGAATGATGGGACAGTTCGTCGTGGTCGAGCCGGGCACACAAGCATCGCAGACAATAAGCTCCTCCGCCGACATATCAGGTATGGAATCGATGCCGAATTTTGAAGGCATGCACCACTAG
- a CDS encoding response regulator transcription factor, translating to MIRLTIIDDQRLIRAGLRMLCESTPDLAVVGEGSNGLEAIRLAAEFSPDVTLMDLGMPGLGGIEATRQIVASNPASKVLVLTTFDDDDHLYPALAAGAAGFLVKDTSPVDLLSAIRRTADGDFLFSPELMRRIVDRALTASSDIADAAVPAVSLTMREHDVLELVGEGLSNRDIGDRLHIGVTTVKSHISNLMEKTGRDNRVRLAIFAKGMG from the coding sequence GTGATCCGGTTGACGATCATCGACGATCAACGCTTGATACGTGCCGGCCTTCGCATGTTGTGCGAGTCGACACCGGATCTGGCCGTTGTCGGCGAGGGATCCAACGGCTTGGAGGCAATTCGGTTGGCCGCCGAATTCTCACCCGATGTGACCTTGATGGATCTCGGAATGCCCGGTCTCGGCGGTATCGAGGCAACGAGACAGATCGTGGCATCCAACCCTGCATCGAAGGTGCTGGTGCTGACGACGTTCGATGACGACGACCATCTTTACCCTGCGTTGGCGGCCGGTGCCGCCGGGTTTCTGGTGAAGGACACCTCGCCGGTCGACTTGCTGAGCGCTATCAGGCGGACGGCCGACGGAGACTTCTTGTTCTCCCCGGAGCTCATGCGTCGAATCGTCGATCGCGCGCTTACCGCCTCTTCGGACATCGCGGATGCAGCGGTCCCGGCGGTGTCGTTGACTATGCGCGAACATGATGTGCTGGAGCTTGTCGGCGAGGGGCTGAGCAATCGAGACATCGGCGATCGACTGCATATCGGTGTTACCACGGTGAAATCGCATATCTCGAATTTGATGGAGAAGACCGGTCGCGACAACCGAGTACGTCTCGCGATATTCGCCAAGGGAATGGGCTAG
- a CDS encoding LCP family protein, with protein MTSHLNTSDALSALGADASGSSRGDSNILLIGLDSRKAMDGSDLPAQFVTDQLHAGDSDVGGYNTNTLILLHVPGNGDRASAVSIPRDDYVSVPGYGMRKIKEAYGLAKFDEDQRLTASGMTDPTAREQQGREVGRRSTLSTVQNLLHVPIDHFAEVNLMGFYDIAAALGPLKVCLNSSVDDSEYSGANFPAGKQSLDAAQVLAFVRQRHGLDNGDLDRTRRQQAFISAVVNNLESSGVVGNISKMQALTDVVDKDIVIDANMDPVKFASQAGNLTDGKLDFYTLPIESYETIDDQSVNIIDPARLRAEVSALFDGASPAPMSSPIAESTFAFPPERADVLDIRNGTGREGLAATVAAKLTAEGYTVDSVGNSESTTSTTIAYGADAVDTADSLVDQWGTTDSADDTLSRDHVSIVLGSADVDRILTSLVPPLASPAPTPATSAVIPTTGAQGAPMHTDSGDSIPCVD; from the coding sequence GTGACCTCTCACCTGAACACCTCCGATGCCCTCAGCGCGCTCGGCGCGGATGCCTCGGGATCGAGCAGGGGCGACAGCAACATACTTCTTATCGGACTCGACAGTCGGAAAGCAATGGACGGCAGCGATTTGCCGGCCCAATTCGTCACCGACCAGCTACATGCTGGAGACAGTGACGTCGGCGGCTACAACACCAACACACTGATCTTGTTGCATGTTCCAGGGAATGGAGACCGCGCCAGCGCTGTGTCGATACCGCGAGACGATTATGTCTCGGTGCCCGGATACGGAATGCGCAAGATCAAGGAAGCCTATGGTCTCGCGAAGTTCGACGAAGATCAACGGCTGACGGCCAGCGGGATGACCGATCCTACTGCGCGAGAACAACAAGGACGAGAGGTCGGTCGACGCTCCACTCTGTCCACGGTTCAAAACCTCCTGCACGTTCCGATCGACCACTTCGCTGAGGTGAACCTCATGGGCTTCTATGACATCGCGGCCGCCCTGGGCCCGCTGAAAGTATGTCTGAATTCCTCCGTGGACGACTCCGAATATTCAGGAGCAAATTTCCCGGCAGGTAAACAATCCTTGGACGCGGCGCAAGTCTTGGCCTTTGTCCGCCAGCGTCATGGGCTCGACAACGGGGATCTCGATCGCACTCGACGGCAACAGGCGTTCATCTCTGCTGTGGTGAACAATCTCGAGTCCTCCGGGGTTGTCGGCAACATCTCGAAGATGCAGGCATTGACCGATGTGGTCGACAAGGACATCGTTATCGACGCGAACATGGATCCGGTCAAGTTCGCGTCACAAGCGGGCAACCTGACCGACGGCAAACTCGACTTCTACACGCTTCCAATCGAAAGCTACGAAACGATCGACGACCAGTCGGTCAACATCATCGACCCCGCAAGGTTGCGGGCCGAAGTGTCCGCACTGTTCGACGGTGCTTCGCCGGCGCCGATGAGTAGTCCGATCGCGGAGTCGACATTTGCCTTTCCTCCTGAACGGGCGGATGTGCTCGATATCCGCAACGGCACCGGCCGCGAGGGTCTGGCCGCCACTGTTGCCGCCAAGCTCACCGCTGAGGGATACACGGTCGACAGTGTCGGGAATTCCGAGTCGACAACCTCCACGACCATCGCCTACGGCGCCGATGCCGTCGACACCGCCGATAGCCTGGTCGATCAGTGGGGAACCACAGATTCGGCAGACGACACGCTTTCTCGCGACCACGTGTCGATCGTGTTGGGTTCCGCCGATGTCGACCGGATTCTCACTTCGCTCGTGCCCCCGCTTGCATCGCCTGCACCGACACCCGCCACCAGCGCCGTGATTCCTACGACGGGGGCCCAGGGAGCGCCCATGCATACCGACTCGGGGGACTCGATACCGTGCGTCGACTGA
- a CDS encoding DASS family sodium-coupled anion symporter, producing the protein MEHTTEESGTDTSAQARSTSADDVPTDTTVSEAVIKSKFGTALMLGIAYAASIGSLGTIIGAPPNTLQVGYLEGEGITIGFFEWMVAAVPLTVVLLVVAWFLLTHVLFKPEIDDIPGGKQLIRGELDAVGKMSQGEIRVAVIFFLVATSWVAVPLIFDDPPTSDTGIAMTAAILLFLLPSGGKAGVRLIDWETAIKLPWGVLLLFGGGLALSAQFQSSGLTDWIGSVAAGLDTIPVILLIVVTTTATIFLTELTSNTATAATFLPFAGGVAMGMDLDLLLLTIPVALAATCAFMLPVATPPNAVSYASGYITIGQMMRGGLWLNLIAIALITVASYTVFAWSLGIAS; encoded by the coding sequence GTGGAGCACACCACGGAAGAATCTGGCACAGACACCTCCGCACAGGCACGTTCGACGTCGGCCGATGACGTGCCGACCGACACGACGGTCTCGGAGGCGGTGATCAAAAGCAAATTCGGGACCGCTCTGATGTTGGGCATTGCCTACGCTGCTTCGATCGGCTCTTTGGGGACGATCATCGGAGCACCCCCCAATACCTTGCAAGTGGGTTATTTGGAGGGCGAGGGAATCACCATCGGATTCTTCGAATGGATGGTTGCCGCAGTGCCACTCACCGTCGTTCTGCTCGTTGTCGCGTGGTTTTTGCTCACTCACGTCTTGTTCAAGCCCGAGATCGACGACATCCCCGGCGGTAAGCAACTCATCAGGGGAGAACTCGATGCTGTGGGGAAGATGTCACAGGGTGAAATCCGGGTGGCGGTCATCTTCTTTCTGGTAGCCACATCCTGGGTCGCGGTTCCGCTGATTTTCGATGACCCACCGACCTCCGACACCGGCATCGCGATGACCGCGGCTATTCTGTTGTTCTTACTCCCCAGCGGAGGTAAAGCAGGAGTGCGTCTGATCGACTGGGAGACAGCAATCAAGCTGCCCTGGGGGGTATTGCTTCTGTTCGGCGGTGGACTCGCCCTATCGGCCCAGTTTCAGTCCAGCGGCCTGACCGATTGGATCGGTAGTGTGGCAGCGGGTCTCGACACGATCCCTGTGATCCTGTTAATCGTGGTGACAACGACCGCAACCATCTTCCTGACCGAGCTCACCAGCAACACCGCGACAGCTGCGACATTCCTTCCGTTCGCAGGTGGCGTGGCGATGGGCATGGACCTCGATCTGCTGCTTCTGACGATTCCGGTCGCGCTCGCAGCAACCTGCGCGTTCATGCTGCCGGTGGCGACACCACCGAACGCCGTCTCGTACGCGAGTGGTTACATCACGATCGGTCAGATGATGCGAGGTGGCCTGTGGCTCAACCTCATCGCGATCGCTCTGATCACCGTCGCCAGTTATACGGTCTTTGCCTGGTCCTTGGGAATCGCGTCGTGA